The DNA region TCACCAAGACCTACCGCTTGGGTGACGTGGACGTTCACGCCCTCCAAGGAATCGACCTCACCGTCGCGCGGGGGGAGTTCGTCGCGATCATGGGAGCATCCGGCTCCGGCAAGTCGACGCTGATGAACATCCTCGGCCGGTACCTCCTCGAGACGGTCGACGTCGCGGCCCTCGACGAACCCTCGCTCGCGCGCATCCGGAGCCGTCGCATCGGATTCGTCTTTCAGAATTTCAACCTGCTCCCGCGCGCGAGCGCGGTCGAGAACGTCGCCTTGCCGTTGTTCTACGCGGGATACCTCTCGGACGGCGCCGTGCACGCGCAGAAGGCGCTCGAGCTGCTCGGGCTGGCGGACCGGGAGCGCAGCCTCCCGAGCCAGCTGTCGGGCGGCCAACAGCAACGGGTCGCGATCGCGCGGGCCCTCATCAACGATCCGGCGATCCTGCTGGCGGACGAGCCGACGGGAAACCTCGACTCGCGGACCGCGAACGAGATCATGACGACCATTCAGGCGCTCAATCGCGAGCGCTGCTTGACGGTCGTGCTGGTGACACACGAGGCGGACATGGCCGCCTTCGCCGACCGCGTCGTCACGATGCGCGACGGAGTCGTCGTTGCGGATCGCCGCCAGGCCGCAACGCCGACGGTCGCGGTCCC from Deltaproteobacteria bacterium includes:
- a CDS encoding ATP-binding cassette domain-containing protein, which codes for MTPGQTTGPTVSDPIIDLCGVTKTYRLGDVDVHALQGIDLTVARGEFVAIMGASGSGKSTLMNILGRYLLETVDVAALDEPSLARIRSRRIGFVFQNFNLLPRASAVENVALPLFYAGYLSDGAVHAQKALELLGLADRERSLPSQLSGGQQQRVAIARALINDPAILLADEPTGNLDSRTANEIMTTIQALNRERCLTVVLVTHEADMAAFADRVVTMRDGVVVADRRQAATPTVAVPSPLAGYRAGAAAPAPATAGRLWSFARMALVAAGRALARNKLRSALTMLGVFIGVAALVAMVAVGQGANAAVEEQIASLGTNLLVVLPGATTSSGVRAGFGSASTLTVADAESIQKDDSAVAAAAYLDRQVAQVS